In Deltaproteobacteria bacterium, a single genomic region encodes these proteins:
- a CDS encoding HlyD family efflux transporter periplasmic adaptor subunit, whose protein sequence is MRERLLRMVLVAAAMGPGSCGSSHADQERAQSVPTTRTSPPEVHSDDRERHPGVALSARHFELRAPMSSRIAGIPVEHGDLVGEGDVLAILDSEDGRAELEVVQAELRAQQRAGVSARAAWRVARRRQATLERLRGDGYAPAETVESAELAAEHAAAEVDGLEAGIQGLRARLARLRAVVDEHQLRSPMAGVVAERLVDVGAFVAPATTILRVVSEHADLVRFAVDPEDRGAWTRGRRVDVWSTASARLTGAVVQSISSEVDPATNLLFVDATVEDTNTLPVGLAVWVIPAGVDP, encoded by the coding sequence ATGCGTGAGCGACTGCTCAGGATGGTGCTCGTCGCGGCGGCGATGGGGCCAGGAAGCTGTGGCTCGAGTCACGCCGATCAAGAGCGCGCCCAAAGCGTGCCCACGACCCGCACTTCACCGCCGGAAGTCCACTCGGACGATCGCGAGCGGCACCCGGGGGTGGCCCTCAGCGCTCGCCACTTCGAGCTGCGAGCGCCCATGTCCTCGAGAATCGCGGGCATACCGGTCGAGCATGGGGATCTCGTGGGCGAAGGTGACGTGCTTGCGATCCTCGACAGCGAGGATGGTCGAGCAGAGCTGGAGGTCGTCCAGGCGGAGCTCCGGGCGCAGCAGCGTGCCGGCGTGTCGGCCCGCGCGGCATGGCGGGTCGCGCGACGTCGGCAAGCAACGCTCGAGAGGCTCCGCGGCGACGGCTACGCCCCGGCGGAGACGGTCGAGAGCGCCGAACTGGCCGCCGAGCACGCCGCCGCAGAAGTGGATGGTCTCGAGGCCGGGATCCAGGGGCTGCGTGCACGGCTCGCCCGACTGCGTGCGGTCGTCGACGAACACCAGCTGCGCTCACCCATGGCCGGTGTCGTCGCCGAGCGTCTCGTCGACGTCGGCGCCTTCGTCGCTCCTGCGACCACGATCCTCCGCGTGGTCTCCGAGCACGCTGATCTGGTGCGTTTCGCCGTCGACCCCGAGGATCGCGGAGCATGGACGCGCGGCCGGAGGGTCGACGTCTGGTCGACCGCGTCCGCCCGCCTCACGGGGGCCGTCGTGCAGTCGATCTCCTCCGAAGTCGATCCAGCGACGAACCTCCTGTTCGTCGACGCCACGGTCGAGGACACCAACACGCTGCCCGTCGGCTTGGCCGTATGGGTGATCCCCGCAGGAGTCGACCCATGA
- a CDS encoding lantibiotic dehydratase encodes MTTRVAEARSQNHAPTEHSESQSIHVTRFVVRTPLLPVDAFIRWGRDLRSATTCSDTCALESAVEHDRRLLRDRLGEMLADPKILEAIYLAAPGMIDGIERWRNSPESKTGQDVERSLVRYMTRMSCRATPFGLFSGLSLGSIGTDVRADLGPIGAARRRVDFDADTLYAVATACSGAPEFWLRGLLFPNTSLARRNDTFHYTESLRTEAGISYRLVSVPVTDALLRVLERAEFGASAAELVEAVHEAEPDVEPSEVHEFLRELVDNDLLQSELRPSVTGVRPALAMIDSLRKCQHPAASVLSAAETNLRAMDDRELGVPLTAYEATVAELRELHGNQHKHCFHAQLHKHGDELQLDRATIDLVVRTAETLLQIVPKQEQLGPFKEAFVERWGDAERWVALSDVLDEERGIGFGAVGRDASPLLSGIPIANTLRTIGAGSSVDPMRLALWQRAIEQDEHEIALDRDELWSMAGAPHSPQPQRRQALAVGFSLARRASDGGVEVVYHNAAGPSGARVLGRFAHGHPEIDALVRDHIAAEEAEDSEVVFAEIAHVPEGKVANVIVRPVFRRFEIPCLGRSGVSPEYQLPLADLEVCVAGNRVHLRSRRLGKFVIPRLTSAHNYVSSEISAYRFLTALQFQDLGVSAAWSWGRLVDVARFLPRVRIDTVVVSTAQWRLDHGELVDLRAARSPAARVAAACQLRDARRLPRYLQYGTGDQLSVLDLENSLSIDAFAHGISKIGPIALHEWYPGPDEQFVRGPEGRYEAEYFVPIVRIPRARPKPTIVPPAQSCPQTTFGPGSSWLYLKLYGGFASTEHALVTELAPLLDEYQTRGLIERWFFIRYADPRRHIRLRVQGDPQVLHSRIEPDLLARVDRLRACGSFWRVELATYDREAQRYGGAAGIRIAEQIFGVDSRACGRVLRLVAGDHEARWGVTLLGMHDILCATGLDHERRTQLVARVSEGRLTSIDPRSVSAKPIARRYRELRARVERWLGPDVPPAIAEVMGERARALVPLAAELLELDHRAGLTRPLDTIVGDLLHMHANRMLRADANMQECILYEFLRRTYRSMAARDRADGSTTARTPDR; translated from the coding sequence ATGACCACGCGAGTCGCCGAAGCCCGCTCCCAGAATCACGCGCCGACCGAACACAGCGAATCACAATCCATCCACGTGACGCGTTTCGTCGTACGCACGCCGCTGTTGCCCGTCGACGCATTCATACGTTGGGGCAGAGATCTCCGGTCCGCGACGACCTGCAGTGACACCTGCGCTCTGGAGTCGGCGGTCGAGCACGACCGTAGGCTACTCAGAGATCGCCTCGGCGAGATGTTGGCGGACCCGAAGATCCTCGAAGCGATCTACCTGGCCGCCCCCGGGATGATCGATGGCATCGAGCGCTGGCGGAACAGCCCCGAGAGCAAGACCGGCCAGGACGTCGAGCGCTCCCTGGTCCGCTACATGACGCGGATGAGCTGCCGAGCGACGCCGTTCGGCTTGTTCTCGGGACTATCGCTGGGAAGCATCGGTACCGATGTACGCGCGGATCTGGGCCCGATTGGTGCAGCTCGTCGTCGCGTCGACTTCGACGCCGACACATTGTACGCGGTCGCAACGGCCTGCTCGGGTGCGCCCGAGTTCTGGCTGCGGGGGCTGCTGTTTCCCAACACATCGCTCGCGCGACGCAACGACACATTCCACTACACCGAGTCTCTTCGTACCGAAGCCGGCATTTCATACCGGCTGGTGAGTGTGCCAGTGACCGACGCGCTCTTGCGCGTCCTCGAGCGCGCAGAGTTTGGAGCATCCGCGGCCGAACTCGTGGAGGCGGTCCACGAGGCCGAGCCGGACGTCGAGCCATCGGAGGTGCATGAATTTCTTCGTGAGCTCGTGGACAACGACCTGCTTCAGTCCGAACTCAGACCCTCCGTGACCGGAGTTCGTCCAGCCCTCGCCATGATCGACTCGCTGCGAAAGTGTCAGCACCCCGCAGCGTCGGTGCTGAGCGCGGCCGAGACCAACCTTCGTGCGATGGATGACCGCGAGCTCGGGGTTCCGTTGACGGCATACGAGGCGACGGTGGCCGAGTTGCGCGAGCTCCACGGCAACCAACACAAGCACTGCTTCCACGCGCAGCTGCACAAGCACGGCGATGAACTCCAACTGGACCGCGCGACCATCGATCTCGTCGTGCGCACGGCAGAAACCCTTCTCCAGATCGTGCCGAAACAGGAGCAGCTGGGCCCGTTCAAGGAGGCGTTCGTCGAACGTTGGGGCGACGCGGAACGCTGGGTAGCCCTGAGCGACGTGCTCGACGAGGAACGCGGGATCGGGTTCGGCGCGGTCGGGAGGGACGCATCACCGCTGCTCTCGGGGATTCCCATTGCGAACACGCTCCGAACGATTGGGGCTGGCTCCTCGGTCGACCCGATGCGGCTGGCGCTGTGGCAGCGCGCCATCGAACAGGACGAGCACGAGATCGCGCTCGACCGCGACGAGCTCTGGTCCATGGCAGGAGCGCCGCATTCACCGCAACCCCAGCGGCGCCAGGCACTGGCCGTTGGCTTCTCGCTGGCCCGGCGGGCGAGCGACGGCGGGGTCGAGGTCGTCTACCACAATGCGGCCGGCCCTTCCGGAGCGCGCGTCCTGGGCCGTTTCGCGCACGGGCACCCCGAGATCGACGCGCTGGTTCGCGACCACATCGCTGCCGAAGAGGCCGAGGACTCCGAGGTGGTGTTCGCCGAGATCGCTCACGTTCCCGAGGGAAAGGTCGCAAACGTGATTGTTCGGCCGGTCTTTCGTCGCTTCGAGATCCCCTGCCTCGGGCGCAGTGGCGTGAGTCCCGAGTACCAGCTTCCGCTCGCCGATCTCGAGGTGTGCGTCGCCGGCAATCGGGTCCACCTTCGTTCACGTAGGCTCGGCAAGTTCGTCATCCCACGCCTCACATCTGCACATAACTACGTCTCCTCCGAGATCTCGGCATACCGCTTCTTGACGGCGCTTCAGTTCCAGGATCTCGGGGTGTCCGCAGCCTGGTCGTGGGGACGCCTGGTCGACGTTGCGAGGTTCCTACCAAGAGTCCGCATCGACACGGTGGTGGTGTCCACTGCGCAGTGGCGGCTCGATCATGGCGAACTCGTGGATCTTCGGGCAGCCCGATCTCCGGCGGCCCGGGTCGCGGCGGCATGCCAACTCCGGGACGCGCGGCGGCTGCCGCGATACCTGCAGTACGGCACCGGCGATCAACTGAGCGTGCTCGATCTCGAGAACTCGCTCAGCATCGATGCATTCGCCCATGGCATCTCGAAGATCGGTCCAATCGCGCTGCACGAGTGGTATCCAGGTCCGGACGAGCAGTTTGTGCGGGGGCCCGAAGGGAGGTACGAGGCCGAGTACTTCGTCCCGATCGTTCGGATTCCGCGCGCTCGCCCGAAGCCGACGATCGTGCCCCCCGCGCAGTCGTGCCCCCAGACCACGTTCGGACCGGGATCCTCGTGGTTGTACCTCAAGCTCTACGGCGGATTCGCCTCGACGGAGCATGCGCTCGTGACGGAACTGGCTCCCCTGCTCGACGAATACCAGACCCGGGGACTAATTGAGCGATGGTTCTTCATTCGGTATGCAGACCCCAGGCGGCACATCCGACTGCGCGTTCAAGGCGATCCGCAGGTTCTTCACAGCCGCATCGAGCCCGACCTGCTAGCACGGGTGGATCGGCTACGGGCGTGCGGGTCGTTCTGGAGGGTAGAGCTCGCGACCTACGATCGCGAAGCGCAGCGCTACGGGGGTGCCGCAGGGATCCGCATTGCCGAGCAGATCTTCGGCGTCGACAGTCGTGCATGCGGTCGAGTGCTGCGACTCGTGGCAGGCGATCACGAGGCGCGGTGGGGGGTCACACTGTTGGGAATGCACGATATCCTCTGCGCCACGGGGCTCGACCACGAGCGACGGACGCAGCTCGTAGCTCGGGTCTCCGAAGGCCGATTGACGAGCATCGATCCGCGATCGGTATCGGCCAAGCCGATCGCTCGGCGCTACCGCGAACTTCGCGCACGCGTCGAGCGCTGGCTCGGGCCCGACGTGCCCCCGGCCATCGCGGAGGTCATGGGCGAGCGCGCACGTGCACTCGTACCGCTGGCCGCCGAGCTTCTCGAGCTCGACCATCGCGCGGGGCTCACGCGACCGCTCGACACGATCGTCGGTGACCTGCTCCACATGCACGCGAACCGCATGCTGCGAGCCGACGCAAACATGCAAGAGTGCATTCTCTACGAGTTCCTTCGGCGAACCTACCGCTCGATGGCCGCCCGCGACCGCGCCGACGGAAGCACAACTGCGAGAACGCCGGATCGGTGA
- a CDS encoding peptidase domain-containing ABC transporter, with amino-acid sequence MNIMQADMIVARFGRLLARLSVRRTHRIPFVQQMEVADCGVACLAMVLRHYGSHVELRQIRERLRTTTHGTNARSLIEVARSFGLRGRCVSLEMEGLELLPPGAVLHWGFSHFFVFERLTRAAIHVVDPAMGRRSIPLDQVRRSFTGVALIFERDDGFVPAASGRSALWNYFRQLAAQRSLIARVLSISAALRVFALALPLLTAVIVDRVVPRGDSHLLLLVCLGLGTMLAFQLLCGLIREHLLLQLRTTLDLKLTLGFLDHLVSLPYGYFQRRTAGDLMLRVGSNAVIRETLASTTLSTLLDGAFAIAYLGLIFALHTALGVATLALGTAQAAIFLVGRRRVVQLSRETIDARSRVQGELVQLLAGIETLKLCGAEARAVDRWADFYVDDINATLRQGRLGAVLGGITGLVGTIAPLTVLVLGAVAVVRGELSLGTMLAVNALAGGFMGPLLSLVTAGFAVQQLSGHIERIDDVLSEPREEVRQRRFTAAPKGRIELDRVRFRYDPESPDALRDVSLTIEAGSTVAIVGRSGSGKSTLVAMLLGLRRPSSGSVSCDGIDLHDLDPANRKLLLGVVPQHPFIFGRSVRENIALLDEQVSLEEVMEAARKARIHDDIMQMPMGYNTIIAEGGASLSGGQRQRIALARALVHHPPIIVLDEATSSVDNVVEREMMDNMAELSCTRIIVAHRLSTVSFAQQIVVLDRGEIVERGTHEELTALGGIYYALAAGQGRNA; translated from the coding sequence ATGAACATCATGCAAGCCGACATGATCGTCGCCCGCTTCGGTCGCCTTCTTGCTCGCCTCTCGGTACGGCGGACGCATCGGATTCCGTTCGTCCAACAGATGGAGGTGGCCGACTGTGGGGTGGCGTGCCTGGCCATGGTGCTGCGGCACTACGGCAGCCATGTCGAACTACGGCAGATCCGCGAACGCCTCCGTACCACGACGCACGGCACGAACGCGCGGTCGCTGATTGAGGTCGCACGAAGCTTCGGATTGCGCGGGCGGTGCGTGAGCCTCGAGATGGAGGGTCTCGAACTGCTGCCCCCTGGCGCCGTGCTGCACTGGGGCTTCTCTCACTTCTTTGTATTCGAGCGTCTGACCCGTGCCGCGATTCACGTCGTCGACCCCGCGATGGGCCGTCGAAGCATTCCGCTGGACCAGGTGCGCCGCTCCTTCACCGGCGTCGCGTTGATCTTCGAACGTGATGACGGCTTCGTCCCCGCGGCCTCGGGCCGCAGTGCACTGTGGAACTACTTCCGACAGCTCGCGGCTCAACGTAGCCTCATCGCGCGGGTGCTGTCGATCTCCGCGGCCCTTCGCGTCTTCGCGCTTGCGCTGCCACTCTTGACCGCGGTGATCGTAGATCGCGTGGTTCCTCGCGGCGACTCCCATCTGCTGCTGCTCGTATGCCTGGGGCTCGGGACCATGCTGGCGTTCCAGCTGTTGTGCGGTCTCATCCGCGAGCATCTACTGCTGCAGCTCCGAACCACCCTCGACCTCAAGCTCACGCTGGGGTTCCTCGATCATCTCGTATCGCTGCCCTATGGGTACTTTCAACGCCGGACCGCGGGCGACCTGATGCTGCGCGTGGGCAGCAATGCGGTCATCCGCGAGACCCTCGCATCGACCACACTGTCGACGCTGCTCGATGGGGCGTTCGCGATCGCATATCTCGGCTTGATATTTGCACTGCACACGGCACTCGGCGTCGCAACGCTCGCCTTGGGCACGGCGCAGGCGGCGATATTCCTCGTCGGTCGACGTCGCGTAGTCCAGCTCTCGCGCGAGACCATCGACGCGCGAAGCCGCGTGCAAGGGGAACTCGTGCAACTGCTCGCCGGAATCGAGACCCTCAAGCTCTGCGGCGCGGAGGCGCGCGCCGTCGATCGCTGGGCCGACTTCTACGTCGACGACATCAACGCGACACTGCGGCAAGGCCGTCTGGGCGCAGTCCTCGGCGGGATCACGGGCCTCGTTGGCACGATCGCGCCGTTGACGGTCCTGGTGCTCGGTGCCGTCGCCGTGGTCCGAGGCGAACTGTCACTGGGAACCATGCTGGCCGTCAACGCATTGGCCGGAGGCTTCATGGGGCCACTGCTCTCACTGGTCACTGCTGGATTTGCGGTTCAGCAGTTGAGTGGCCACATCGAACGCATCGACGACGTGCTTTCCGAGCCGCGCGAAGAGGTCAGACAGCGTCGCTTCACGGCGGCACCGAAAGGTCGGATCGAGCTCGATCGGGTCCGGTTTCGCTATGACCCGGAATCACCCGACGCGCTTCGCGACGTATCACTGACGATCGAGGCAGGGTCGACGGTCGCGATCGTCGGCCGCTCTGGATCCGGCAAGTCGACGCTCGTTGCCATGCTCCTGGGTCTGCGCAGACCGAGTTCGGGAAGCGTATCGTGCGACGGCATCGATCTGCACGATCTCGATCCCGCGAACCGGAAGCTCCTACTCGGCGTGGTCCCTCAGCATCCGTTCATATTCGGGCGGTCGGTCCGAGAGAACATCGCACTGCTGGACGAGCAGGTGTCTCTGGAGGAAGTGATGGAAGCTGCACGAAAGGCCCGGATCCACGACGACATCATGCAGATGCCCATGGGCTACAACACCATCATTGCGGAGGGCGGCGCATCCTTGTCGGGGGGTCAGCGCCAGCGGATTGCGCTCGCCAGGGCGCTCGTGCACCACCCGCCCATCATCGTGCTCGACGAGGCGACCAGCTCGGTCGACAACGTCGTCGAGCGCGAGATGATGGACAACATGGCGGAGCTCAGCTGTACGCGGATCATCGTGGCGCACCGCCTGAGCACGGTCTCGTTCGCCCAACAGATCGTGGTGCTCGACCGCGGCGAGATCGTCGAGCGGGGGACGCACGAAGAACTCACGGCGCTTGGCGGCATCTACTACGCGCTCGCCGCCGGGCAGGGACGCAATGCGTGA
- a CDS encoding GAF domain-containing protein — METIRDTTSLASLRQQLLSIAGHVGSARDLEEIARGLTAAVAALLPACRAYCVFYDSGSRTLWHEDTSACQWDASNGVIGHAARHGWTLHLDSASEHPAFECTVDDPDRIGPARMLVQPLASSDGEPHALLVAIRPKEGNPFDARERAWLELLSSFVAPMLSHVASRQAEAIVDEATPLSPFRDEALANHNAGLTRGDLVRVTPRWIAPAGWLVVTLLILAPLLFALAEVDQYSTGIGIVRAGDRVSLVCRESGTLEEVLVGPGDHVADGQVLARLDARDARADRDRLDEEFHAQLRKRMRDPSDEGAGHGVLSLRGQLEVAVSRVRQREIRAPHAGFVADVRGRPGQPCRPGDTVVTMSRPAEQMELLALLPGDDRPQLAEGAMLRFELPGYRHEYQWFRITEVGDGVIGPTEASRLLGPEVGDLAPQEGPRVVVRAVIPEATFDADGVSYAYHDGMYGHAEVRLRREPLVNLLLPGWRGR, encoded by the coding sequence ATGGAGACGATACGAGACACCACATCCCTCGCGAGCCTGCGTCAGCAACTGCTGAGCATCGCGGGGCATGTGGGGAGCGCCCGAGACCTCGAAGAGATCGCCCGAGGCCTCACAGCTGCGGTCGCTGCCTTGCTCCCCGCTTGTCGCGCATACTGCGTCTTCTATGATTCGGGGTCGAGAACCCTCTGGCATGAAGACACGTCCGCATGCCAGTGGGATGCCAGCAATGGCGTCATCGGCCACGCCGCACGGCACGGCTGGACGTTGCATCTCGACTCCGCGTCAGAGCACCCAGCATTCGAGTGCACGGTCGACGATCCCGATCGCATCGGCCCTGCGCGCATGCTCGTCCAGCCGCTCGCGAGCTCGGACGGCGAACCGCACGCCCTCCTCGTAGCGATTCGTCCGAAAGAAGGCAATCCGTTCGACGCTCGCGAGCGAGCGTGGTTAGAACTACTAAGTTCGTTCGTAGCACCAATGCTCTCGCACGTTGCGTCACGCCAAGCGGAGGCGATCGTCGACGAAGCCACGCCGCTCTCACCATTTCGTGACGAGGCCCTCGCAAACCACAACGCAGGTCTCACACGCGGCGACCTGGTCCGCGTGACGCCGCGATGGATAGCGCCTGCGGGGTGGCTCGTCGTGACCCTGCTGATTCTCGCCCCACTGCTGTTCGCGCTCGCCGAGGTCGATCAATACAGCACTGGCATCGGCATCGTTCGCGCGGGCGACCGAGTATCGCTCGTCTGCCGCGAGTCGGGCACACTCGAGGAGGTACTCGTCGGTCCAGGTGACCACGTTGCGGACGGACAAGTACTCGCCCGCCTCGACGCGCGCGACGCTCGAGCTGATCGCGATCGCCTGGACGAGGAGTTCCATGCCCAGCTCCGCAAGCGGATGCGCGACCCCTCCGACGAGGGCGCAGGTCATGGGGTGCTCAGTCTGCGGGGACAGCTCGAGGTCGCGGTATCGCGTGTTCGCCAGCGTGAGATCCGAGCGCCGCACGCAGGGTTCGTCGCCGATGTTCGTGGCCGCCCAGGCCAGCCATGCCGGCCAGGCGACACGGTGGTCACGATGAGCCGCCCGGCGGAACAGATGGAGCTGCTCGCGCTGCTCCCGGGCGACGATCGACCGCAGCTGGCCGAGGGTGCCATGCTCCGCTTCGAGCTCCCCGGGTATCGCCACGAGTATCAGTGGTTTCGGATCACCGAGGTCGGCGATGGTGTCATTGGGCCGACCGAGGCTTCGCGACTCCTCGGTCCCGAAGTTGGTGATCTCGCGCCGCAAGAGGGCCCCCGGGTCGTCGTGAGGGCTGTGATCCCGGAGGCGACGTTCGACGCCGACGGAGTGTCCTACGCGTACCACGATGGGATGTACGGACATGCCGAGGTTCGCCTCCGCCGCGAGCCCTTGGTCAACCTACTGCTACCGGGCTGGAGAGGTCGATGA
- a CDS encoding bifunctional aldolase/short-chain dehydrogenase: MHSSWSDADAQAMIDRFGGAPLSNDDVALRVYTSRLIGREPALVLHGGGNTSVKTTLVDDTGTAVRVLCVKGSGWDLGDIEPAGLPAVRLETLAALRRLPTLSDEDMVNAARTRLLDASAPNPSVETLLHAFLPYAFIDHSHADAILAWVDQADAPARCREVFGDALVMVPYVMPGFALAKLAAEIAERHPHVHGLLLQQHGLFTWGDTARESYERHIDAVDRAERAIAASPVPTPVATARADRDWTALAPVLRGRLGAGDRRYVLTLRSTPAVRRFVDDPALARRASRGPATPDHVLRTKPLPLVLELGDDPARHADETDSAVAGFRDRYRAYFERQCAAKGVQRRALDPDPRIVLIPGVGLVGVGADAKAAAIAADVYEHTIDVIEAADRVGEFHALPEGDLFDMEYWSLEQAKLTVGASSGRAPLRGRVVIVTGAAMGIGAAVARRMAAAGAQLWLVDRDAEALARTAAACKAPFAVLDVTDRDAVHRSVAAAVATFGGVDGLVSNAGTAPQAPIDACPPELLQGSLAVNLLAHQWFAEAVTRALKAQGRGGFLLFNASKSAFNPGPGFGPYAIAKAALVALMKQYAVEGGAHGIRANAVNADRVRTHLLDPEALAERARARGLEPEAYWRANLLGAEVGVDDVADAMLALALAERTTGTVLPVDGGNIAAAPR, translated from the coding sequence ATGCACTCCTCGTGGTCCGATGCCGATGCGCAGGCGATGATCGACCGCTTCGGCGGCGCGCCCCTCTCCAACGACGACGTCGCGCTGCGCGTGTACACCTCGCGGCTGATCGGTCGCGAGCCCGCGCTGGTGCTGCACGGCGGCGGCAACACCTCCGTGAAGACCACGCTGGTCGACGACACGGGCACCGCGGTGCGCGTGCTGTGCGTCAAGGGCAGCGGCTGGGACCTCGGCGACATCGAGCCCGCGGGGCTGCCGGCGGTGCGGCTCGAGACCCTCGCCGCGCTGCGGCGGCTGCCGACGCTGTCGGACGAGGACATGGTCAACGCCGCGCGCACGCGCCTGCTCGACGCGTCGGCACCGAACCCCTCGGTCGAGACGCTGCTGCACGCGTTCTTGCCCTACGCGTTCATCGATCACTCCCACGCCGATGCGATCCTCGCGTGGGTCGATCAGGCCGACGCGCCCGCACGCTGCCGCGAGGTCTTCGGCGACGCGCTCGTGATGGTGCCGTACGTCATGCCGGGCTTCGCGCTGGCGAAGCTGGCGGCCGAGATCGCCGAGCGGCACCCCCACGTCCACGGCCTGCTGCTGCAGCAGCACGGGCTGTTCACGTGGGGCGACACCGCACGCGAGAGCTACGAACGACACATCGACGCCGTCGATCGGGCCGAGCGCGCGATCGCGGCGAGCCCCGTGCCCACGCCGGTCGCGACGGCGCGGGCCGATCGCGACTGGACCGCGCTGGCGCCGGTGCTGCGCGGCCGTCTCGGCGCGGGTGACCGCCGCTACGTGCTGACGCTGCGCAGCACGCCGGCCGTCCGACGCTTCGTCGACGACCCCGCGCTCGCGCGACGAGCCTCGCGCGGCCCGGCCACGCCGGACCACGTGCTGCGCACCAAGCCACTGCCGCTCGTGCTCGAGCTCGGCGACGATCCTGCGCGCCACGCCGACGAGACCGACAGTGCGGTCGCCGGCTTCCGCGATCGCTACCGTGCGTACTTCGAGCGTCAGTGCGCGGCCAAGGGCGTCCAGCGGCGCGCACTCGATCCGGATCCCCGCATCGTGCTGATCCCCGGCGTGGGTCTGGTCGGCGTCGGGGCCGACGCGAAGGCAGCCGCGATCGCGGCCGACGTCTACGAGCACACCATCGACGTCATCGAGGCCGCCGATCGCGTGGGCGAGTTCCATGCGCTGCCTGAAGGCGACCTGTTCGACATGGAGTACTGGTCGCTCGAGCAAGCGAAGCTCACCGTGGGTGCGTCGAGCGGCCGCGCGCCGCTGCGCGGACGGGTGGTGATCGTGACCGGCGCGGCGATGGGCATCGGTGCCGCGGTCGCGCGTCGCATGGCGGCCGCCGGCGCGCAGCTGTGGCTGGTCGATCGCGACGCCGAAGCGCTCGCGCGCACGGCCGCGGCGTGCAAGGCCCCGTTCGCGGTGCTCGACGTGACCGACCGCGACGCGGTGCACCGCAGTGTCGCCGCCGCGGTCGCGACCTTCGGCGGCGTCGATGGCCTGGTCAGCAACGCCGGCACCGCGCCGCAGGCCCCGATCGACGCCTGCCCGCCCGAGCTCCTGCAGGGCAGCCTCGCGGTGAACCTGCTCGCGCACCAGTGGTTCGCCGAGGCCGTCACGCGCGCGCTCAAGGCCCAGGGCCGCGGCGGCTTCCTGCTCTTCAACGCCTCGAAGTCGGCGTTCAACCCCGGCCCTGGCTTCGGCCCCTACGCGATCGCCAAGGCGGCCCTGGTCGCGCTCATGAAGCAGTACGCCGTCGAGGGCGGCGCCCATGGCATCCGCGCCAACGCGGTCAATGCCGATCGCGTGCGCACGCACCTGCTCGATCCCGAAGCGTTGGCGGAGCGCGCCCGCGCCCGCGGCCTCGAGCCCGAGGCCTACTGGCGCGCGAACCTGCTGGGCGCCGAGGTCGGCGTCGACGACGTCGCCGACGCAATGCTGGCCCTCGCGCTGGCGGAGCGCACGACCGGCACGGTGCTGCCGGTCGACGGGGGCAACATCGCGGCCGCGCCCCGCTGA